The Amycolatopsis mongoliensis genome includes a window with the following:
- a CDS encoding NAD-glutamate dehydrogenase, with protein MSSTGVSSLPGTGADAEPEFGTPRSSVSPEQIRDDLIDSAAGLAPEIGELIRLYYRHIPAEEIVGDEPVNLVGAVRSHLQLAKHRMPGRPAVRLLNPTVAEDGWAREATVVQVVTDDMPYLVDSIAAEFARDGVQVQRIVHPIVVVSRDLTGELLEVHPGADPGEPPANSAAESWMYIEIDFVTDPNRARELDNRLSSVLGDVREVVEDAEKMAQTACQLASELETDPPDLPRAEVAEGARLLRWLADGHFTFLGYRRYELIENPHPDADDPALRAVLASGLGVLRQDSLAARGLTAGPDTAASALSPTLLVLTQASAPSTVHRPVYPYYVGVKTFDDDGNVTGEHRFLGMFTTTALHENVLDIPVVCKRVREVIHRAGFPMESFSGQRMLEVLQNWPRADLFSADTDSLYATTTGAITLSDRRRLRLFLRRDPYGRFYSCLVYLPQDRYTTRSRLAMQEVLLEELEGTQLEYSARIGETVLAQVHFMVHTDPARRQEPDTQRIQERLNDAVRSWDDRMVEAVLDERREQSDGGVAVGVLGEESATEQGQRFASVFPEGYKEDFSAREALADLRALDSLTDEGDLALSFYRPSDAGPGERRFKLYLRGEGVTLSKVLPVLQAMGVEVVDERPYELHREDGGACWIYDFGLRVAQKMLDEGDDHAVDQLRGRFQDAFEAAWRGDAEVDGLNGLVLRAGLTWRQVAVLRAYSRYLRQAGSAFSQDYIQNTLLNHTQVATKLLRLFEARFDPQLGDADREAATEALAGELSSMIDEVTSLDEDRILRRLMAVIRATLRTNYHVTDAEGTPRTYLAIKLDPAGVPDLPEPRPRFEIFVYSPRVEGVHLRFGEVARGGLRWSDRREDFRTEILGLVKAQAVKNAVIVPVGAKGGFVVKRPPASTGDSSIDRDAQLTEGIACYRMFISGLLDLTDNRVEGKTVPAPGVVRHDADDSYLVVAADKGTAKFSDIANEMSARYGFWLGDAFASGGSVGYDHKAMGITAKGAWESVKRHFRELGKDTQSEDFTVVGIGDMMGDVFGNGMLLSEHIRLVAAFNHMHVFLDPNPDAASTFAERRRLFDLPRSSWDDYDRSLISEGGGIYPRTAKSIPVSPQVRAALGLEEGITALAPMDLIQAILLAPVELLWNGGIGTYVKAETETHAAAGDKANDAIRVDGKQLRVKVFGEGGNLGLTQLGRIEFARNGGKINTDALDNSAGVDCSDHEVNIKILLDHLVQTGKLEEAQRNELLAEMTDEVGALVLADNYRQNAVLGVSRAHAAPMLSVHARQVQALVAAGAFDRKLEALPSNSEFRELEKAGKGLTSPELATLLAHVKLELKGELLASDLPDSKVFAARLPEYFPEPLRERFPDAIGEHPLRRQIITTMIANEVVDGGGISFVYRLMEEMNATATDAVRAYAVVTQVFDLPVLWKQIDALDNVVHTDVADAMVLETRRLLDRAARWFLTNRPQPLAPLSEIKRFGRVLGELVPKIGDLLRGREAESVQKHVDELIAANVPEELARRVSLLLHTYGLLDVTEVAELAEQQVGVDAPHSPAETAELYYALSAHLDVDKMLTEISALERGNRWHALARLSLRDDVYGSLRAITLDALRHSDPGSSADAKIAQWEKTNASRLQRARVALDEITKSGRLDLATLSVAARQIRSTVR; from the coding sequence ATGAGCTCGACCGGAGTCTCGTCCCTACCCGGAACCGGAGCCGACGCCGAACCCGAATTCGGCACCCCGCGCTCCTCGGTCAGCCCGGAGCAGATCAGGGACGACCTGATCGACTCCGCCGCCGGCCTGGCGCCGGAGATCGGGGAGCTCATCCGGCTCTACTACCGGCACATCCCGGCCGAGGAGATCGTCGGCGACGAGCCCGTCAATCTGGTCGGGGCGGTGCGCTCGCACCTGCAGCTCGCCAAGCACCGGATGCCCGGCCGCCCGGCCGTGCGGCTGCTCAACCCCACCGTCGCCGAAGACGGCTGGGCCCGCGAAGCCACCGTCGTGCAGGTCGTCACCGACGACATGCCGTACCTGGTCGACTCGATCGCCGCGGAGTTCGCCCGCGACGGCGTGCAGGTGCAGCGGATCGTCCACCCGATCGTCGTCGTCAGCCGCGACCTGACCGGCGAGCTGCTGGAAGTGCACCCCGGCGCGGACCCGGGCGAGCCGCCCGCGAACTCGGCCGCCGAGTCGTGGATGTACATCGAGATCGACTTCGTCACCGACCCGAACCGCGCCCGCGAGCTCGACAACCGCCTCTCCAGCGTGCTCGGGGACGTCCGCGAGGTCGTCGAGGACGCCGAGAAGATGGCCCAGACGGCCTGCCAGCTCGCGAGCGAGCTCGAGACGGACCCGCCGGACCTGCCGCGGGCCGAGGTCGCCGAGGGCGCCCGCCTGCTGCGCTGGCTGGCCGACGGGCACTTCACGTTCCTCGGCTACCGCCGCTACGAGCTGATCGAGAACCCGCACCCGGACGCCGACGACCCGGCGCTGCGCGCGGTGCTGGCCTCCGGGCTCGGCGTGCTCCGCCAGGACAGCCTCGCCGCCCGCGGCCTCACCGCGGGCCCGGACACCGCCGCGTCCGCGCTCTCGCCGACCCTGCTGGTGCTGACCCAGGCGAGCGCGCCCTCGACCGTGCACCGGCCGGTCTACCCCTACTACGTCGGCGTGAAGACCTTCGACGACGACGGCAACGTCACCGGCGAGCACCGCTTCCTCGGCATGTTCACCACCACCGCCCTGCACGAGAACGTGCTCGACATCCCGGTGGTGTGCAAGCGGGTCCGCGAGGTCATCCACCGCGCCGGGTTCCCGATGGAGTCGTTCTCCGGCCAGCGGATGCTCGAGGTGCTGCAGAACTGGCCGCGCGCCGACCTGTTCTCCGCCGACACCGATTCCCTGTACGCGACGACCACCGGTGCGATCACGCTGTCGGACCGCCGCCGGCTGCGGCTGTTCCTGCGCCGCGACCCGTACGGCCGCTTCTACTCCTGCCTCGTCTACCTCCCGCAGGACCGCTACACGACGCGGTCGCGGCTGGCGATGCAGGAAGTCCTGCTCGAAGAGCTCGAAGGCACCCAGCTCGAGTACAGCGCGCGGATCGGCGAGACCGTCCTCGCGCAGGTGCACTTCATGGTCCACACCGACCCCGCGCGCCGGCAGGAGCCGGACACACAGCGGATCCAGGAACGGCTGAACGACGCCGTCCGCAGCTGGGACGACCGGATGGTCGAGGCGGTCCTCGACGAGCGCCGCGAGCAGTCGGACGGCGGCGTGGCCGTCGGTGTCCTCGGCGAGGAGTCGGCGACCGAGCAGGGGCAGCGCTTCGCGAGCGTCTTCCCGGAGGGCTACAAGGAGGACTTCTCCGCCAGGGAGGCGCTGGCCGACCTGCGCGCCCTCGACTCGCTGACCGACGAAGGCGACCTCGCGCTGTCGTTCTACCGGCCGTCCGACGCCGGGCCGGGCGAACGGCGCTTCAAGCTCTACCTGCGCGGGGAAGGCGTCACCCTCTCGAAGGTGCTCCCGGTGCTGCAGGCCATGGGCGTCGAGGTGGTCGACGAACGGCCGTACGAGCTGCACCGCGAAGACGGCGGTGCCTGCTGGATCTACGACTTCGGCCTGCGCGTCGCCCAGAAGATGCTCGACGAGGGCGACGACCACGCGGTCGACCAGCTGCGTGGCCGGTTCCAGGACGCCTTCGAGGCCGCCTGGCGCGGGGACGCCGAGGTGGACGGGCTCAACGGCCTGGTCCTGCGCGCCGGGCTCACCTGGCGGCAGGTGGCCGTGCTGCGCGCGTACTCGCGGTACCTCCGCCAGGCCGGCAGCGCGTTCTCCCAGGACTACATCCAGAACACGCTGCTGAACCACACCCAGGTCGCGACGAAGCTGCTGCGGCTGTTCGAGGCCCGGTTCGACCCGCAGCTGGGCGACGCCGACCGCGAGGCCGCCACCGAAGCGCTGGCCGGCGAGCTGAGCTCGATGATCGACGAGGTCACCAGCCTCGACGAGGACCGGATCCTGCGCCGGCTGATGGCCGTCATCCGGGCCACGCTGCGGACGAACTACCACGTCACGGACGCCGAGGGGACCCCGCGGACGTACCTGGCGATCAAGCTCGACCCGGCCGGCGTGCCCGACCTGCCCGAGCCGCGGCCGCGGTTCGAGATCTTCGTCTACTCGCCGCGCGTCGAGGGCGTGCACCTGCGCTTCGGCGAGGTCGCTCGCGGTGGCCTGCGCTGGTCGGACCGGCGCGAGGACTTCCGCACCGAGATCCTCGGCCTGGTCAAGGCGCAGGCGGTCAAGAACGCCGTGATCGTGCCGGTCGGCGCGAAGGGCGGCTTCGTCGTGAAGCGCCCGCCAGCCTCGACCGGCGACTCGAGCATCGACCGCGACGCCCAGCTGACCGAGGGCATCGCCTGCTACCGCATGTTCATCTCCGGCCTGCTCGACCTGACCGACAACCGCGTCGAGGGCAAGACCGTGCCCGCGCCGGGCGTCGTGCGGCACGACGCCGACGACTCCTACCTGGTCGTCGCGGCGGACAAGGGCACCGCGAAGTTCTCCGACATCGCCAACGAGATGTCCGCGCGGTACGGCTTCTGGCTGGGCGACGCGTTCGCCTCCGGCGGCTCGGTCGGCTACGACCACAAGGCCATGGGCATCACGGCGAAGGGTGCCTGGGAGAGCGTCAAGCGGCACTTCCGCGAGCTGGGCAAGGACACCCAGAGCGAGGACTTCACCGTCGTCGGCATCGGCGACATGATGGGCGACGTCTTCGGCAACGGCATGCTGCTGTCGGAGCACATCCGGCTCGTCGCCGCGTTCAACCACATGCATGTGTTCCTCGACCCGAACCCGGACGCCGCGTCGACGTTCGCCGAGCGCCGCCGGCTGTTCGACCTGCCGCGCAGCTCGTGGGACGACTACGACCGCTCGCTGATCAGCGAAGGCGGCGGGATCTACCCGCGCACGGCGAAGTCGATCCCGGTCAGCCCGCAGGTCCGCGCGGCCCTCGGGCTCGAAGAGGGCATCACCGCGCTGGCGCCGATGGACCTGATCCAGGCGATCCTGCTGGCCCCGGTCGAGCTGCTGTGGAACGGCGGCATCGGCACGTACGTCAAGGCGGAGACCGAAACCCACGCCGCCGCCGGTGACAAGGCCAACGACGCCATCCGCGTCGACGGGAAGCAGCTGCGCGTCAAGGTGTTCGGCGAAGGCGGGAACCTCGGCCTCACGCAGCTGGGCCGCATCGAGTTCGCCCGCAACGGCGGCAAGATCAACACCGACGCGCTGGACAACTCGGCCGGTGTCGACTGCTCCGACCACGAGGTCAACATCAAGATCCTGCTCGACCACCTGGTGCAGACCGGGAAGCTCGAGGAGGCCCAGCGCAACGAGCTGCTGGCGGAGATGACCGACGAGGTCGGCGCGCTGGTGCTGGCCGACAACTACCGGCAGAACGCCGTCCTCGGGGTCAGCCGGGCGCACGCCGCGCCGATGCTGTCGGTGCACGCGCGCCAGGTCCAGGCGCTGGTGGCAGCGGGTGCCTTCGACCGGAAGCTCGAAGCACTGCCGAGCAACTCCGAGTTCCGCGAGCTGGAGAAGGCGGGCAAGGGCCTCACGTCGCCGGAGCTCGCGACCCTGCTCGCGCACGTCAAGCTCGAGCTGAAGGGCGAGCTGCTGGCCAGCGACCTGCCCGACTCGAAGGTCTTCGCGGCCCGGCTGCCCGAGTACTTCCCGGAACCGCTGCGCGAGCGGTTCCCGGACGCGATCGGGGAACACCCGCTGCGCCGGCAGATCATCACCACGATGATCGCCAACGAGGTCGTCGACGGCGGCGGCATCTCGTTCGTCTACCGGTTGATGGAGGAGATGAACGCGACCGCGACCGACGCGGTGCGCGCCTACGCGGTCGTGACACAGGTGTTCGACCTGCCGGTGCTGTGGAAGCAGATCGACGCGCTCGACAACGTCGTGCACACCGACGTCGCCGACGCGATGGTGCTGGAGACGCGGCGGCTGCTCGACCGGGCCGCGCGCTGGTTCCTCACCAACCGGCCGCAGCCGCTGGCGCCGCTGTCGGAGATCAAGCGCTTCGGCCGGGTGCTGGGCGAGCTGGTCCCGAAGATCGGCGACCTGCTCCGCGGCCGCGAGGCGGAGTCGGTGCAGAAGCACGTGGACGAGCTGATCGCCGCGAACGTGCCCGAGGAGCTGGCCCGCCGGGTCTCGCTGCTGCTGCACACCTACGGCCTGCTCGACGTCACCGAGGTGGCCGAGCTCGCCGAGCAGCAGGTCGGCGTGGACGCGCCGCACAGCCCGGCGGAGACGGCGGAGCTGTACTACGCGCTTTCGGCGCACCTGGACGTCGACAAGATGCTGACCGAGATCAGCGCGCTCGAACGCGGCAACCGCTGGCACGCGCTCGCCCGGCTTTCGCTGCGCGACGACGTCTACGGCTCGTTGCGGGCGATCACGCTGGACGCGTTGCGGCACAGCGATCCCGGCTCGTCCGCGGACGCCAAGATCGCCCAGTGGGAGAAGACGAACGCCTCGCGGCTGCAGCGGGCGCGCGTCGCGCTGGACGAGATCACCAAGTCCGGCCGGCTCGACCTCGCGACGCTTTCGGTGGCGGCCCGGCAGATCCGGAGCACGGTGCGGTGA
- the ettA gene encoding energy-dependent translational throttle protein EttA produces the protein MAEFIYTMKKVRKTVGDKVILDDVSTAFYPGAKIGVVGPNGAGKSTVLKIMAGIEQASNGEAFLQPGASVGILMQEPELNEEKTVRGNVEEGLGEIKTKLDRYNEIAELMATDYSDALMEEMGQLQEELDHADAWELDSTVEQAMDALRCPPPEEGVSHLSGGERRRVALCKLLLSAPDLLLLDEPTNHLDAESVLWLEQFLARYAGAVLAVTHDRYFLDNVAQWIMELDRGRVVGYEGNYSTYLEKKRERLEVQGKKDAKLAKRLKTELEWVRSNAKARQTKSRSRLDRYEEMAAEADKHRKLDFEEIQIPPGPRLGNVVVEVEKLKKGFDDRVLIDGLSFDLPRNGIVGVIGPNGVGKTTLFKTIVGLEEPDDGVVKIGETVKLSYVDQNRGGIDPKKTVWQVVSDELDYIHVGQTEMPSRAYVSAFGFKGPDQQKPAGVLSGGERNRLNLALTLKQGGNLILLDEPTNDLDVETLGSLENALEQFPGCAVVISHDRWFLDRVATHILAWEGTDENPSQWFWFEGNFEGYEKNKVERMGAEAARPHRVTHRKLTRD, from the coding sequence ATGGCCGAGTTCATCTACACCATGAAGAAGGTGCGCAAGACCGTCGGGGACAAGGTCATCCTCGACGACGTCAGCACCGCGTTCTACCCCGGCGCCAAGATCGGCGTGGTCGGGCCGAACGGTGCCGGTAAGTCCACCGTTCTCAAGATCATGGCGGGGATCGAGCAGGCCAGCAACGGCGAAGCGTTCCTCCAGCCCGGCGCGAGCGTGGGCATCCTGATGCAGGAGCCGGAGCTCAACGAGGAGAAGACGGTCCGGGGGAACGTCGAGGAGGGCCTCGGCGAGATCAAGACCAAGCTCGACCGCTACAACGAGATCGCCGAACTGATGGCGACCGACTACAGCGACGCCCTGATGGAGGAGATGGGCCAGCTCCAGGAGGAGCTGGACCACGCCGACGCCTGGGAGCTCGACTCGACCGTCGAGCAGGCGATGGACGCGCTGCGCTGCCCGCCGCCCGAGGAGGGGGTCTCGCACCTCTCCGGTGGTGAGCGCCGCCGCGTCGCGCTGTGCAAGCTGCTGCTGTCCGCGCCCGACCTGCTGCTGCTCGACGAGCCCACCAACCACCTGGACGCCGAAAGTGTCCTGTGGCTGGAGCAGTTCCTGGCCCGCTACGCCGGCGCCGTCCTCGCCGTCACCCACGACCGGTACTTCCTCGACAACGTGGCCCAGTGGATCATGGAGCTGGACCGCGGCCGCGTCGTCGGCTACGAGGGCAACTACTCGACGTACCTGGAGAAGAAGCGCGAGCGCCTCGAGGTCCAGGGCAAGAAGGACGCGAAGCTCGCCAAGCGCCTGAAGACCGAGCTCGAGTGGGTGCGCTCCAACGCCAAGGCGCGCCAGACCAAGTCCCGGTCGCGGCTAGACCGCTACGAGGAGATGGCGGCGGAGGCGGACAAGCACCGCAAGCTCGACTTCGAGGAGATCCAGATCCCGCCGGGCCCGCGGCTGGGCAACGTCGTGGTCGAGGTCGAGAAGCTCAAGAAGGGCTTCGACGACCGCGTCCTCATCGACGGCCTGTCGTTCGACCTGCCGCGCAACGGCATCGTCGGCGTGATCGGCCCGAACGGCGTCGGCAAGACGACGCTGTTCAAGACCATCGTCGGGCTCGAGGAGCCGGACGACGGCGTGGTCAAGATCGGCGAGACGGTCAAGCTGTCCTATGTGGACCAGAACCGCGGCGGGATCGACCCGAAGAAGACCGTGTGGCAGGTCGTCTCCGACGAGCTGGACTACATCCACGTCGGGCAGACCGAAATGCCGTCGCGCGCGTACGTCAGCGCGTTCGGCTTCAAGGGCCCGGACCAGCAGAAGCCGGCGGGCGTGCTCTCCGGTGGTGAGCGCAACCGGCTCAACCTGGCGCTGACGCTCAAGCAGGGCGGGAACCTGATCCTGCTCGACGAGCCGACGAACGACCTGGACGTCGAGACCCTGGGCTCGCTGGAGAACGCGCTGGAGCAGTTCCCCGGCTGCGCCGTCGTGATCTCCCACGACCGGTGGTTCCTCGACCGGGTCGCGACGCACATCCTGGCCTGGGAAGGCACCGACGAGAACCCTTCGCAGTGGTTCTGGTTCGAGGGCAACTTCGAAGGGTACGAGAAGAACAAGGTGGAGCGGATGGGCGCCGAAGCCGCCCGCCCGCACCGTGTCACCCACCGCAAGCTGACCCGCGACTGA
- a CDS encoding cytochrome c oxidase assembly protein, producing the protein MSERTDVPTQRRAGVLPLLSVGVLLAAVVAIGLIALTGGAGYVIAGLPDPGLVTKYGITVMRVLSEAASVICVGSLLLATFLVPPQKSGTLGPEGYGALRAAGIAAWVWFGAALLSVAFTAADTAGKPFGEVLDPQTLLDLVGAIEQPKAWLWTALIAVLVALGCRLALSWGWTAVLFFLAVGGLVPVAVTGHSASGGSHDVATNSLLFHLVAASFWVGGLVALLALGYRRGNHLSLAARRFSRLALVCWIVMAISGVVNALVRIGLNDLFTTDYGLLVVAKTVALLLLGVFGHQQRRKGVADLVDGKGGGQLMRLAAVEILIMFVTIGIASGLARTPPPADAITQPSTTELLIGYDLDGPPTVWRLLFDTRFDLVYGTLALVLGGLYLAGVRRLLRRGDSWPVGRTVSWIVGCVVLLIATSSGIGRYAPAMFSVHMGNHMLLSMVAPVLFVLGGPVTLALRALPAAGKDSPPGPREWLVAFVHSPVSRFLTHPVVALLLFVGSFYALYFSGLFDTALNYHWAHLAMNAHFLLAGYVFYWPVIGVDPAPRRIPYLGRLAMMFAAMPFHAFFGVILMSKQTVIGQAFYSQLHLPWVGDLLTDQRLGGGIAWASGELPVLLVLIALLVQWSRQDEREAKRRDRREAATGDEELNAYNAMLKNLADGKRAD; encoded by the coding sequence GTGTCCGAGCGAACCGACGTCCCCACGCAGCGCCGGGCCGGTGTGCTGCCCCTGCTCTCGGTCGGCGTGCTGCTGGCCGCCGTCGTGGCGATCGGGCTGATCGCGCTCACCGGCGGGGCCGGCTACGTCATCGCCGGCCTGCCGGACCCGGGGCTGGTCACCAAGTACGGCATCACGGTCATGCGGGTGCTGTCCGAAGCCGCCTCGGTGATCTGCGTCGGGTCGCTGCTGCTGGCCACGTTCCTGGTGCCGCCGCAGAAGTCCGGCACGCTCGGCCCGGAGGGCTACGGCGCCCTGCGCGCGGCCGGGATCGCCGCCTGGGTGTGGTTCGGCGCGGCCCTGCTGTCGGTCGCCTTCACCGCCGCCGACACCGCCGGGAAACCGTTCGGCGAGGTCCTGGACCCGCAGACGCTGCTCGACCTCGTCGGCGCCATCGAGCAGCCGAAGGCCTGGCTGTGGACCGCGCTGATCGCGGTCCTGGTCGCGCTCGGCTGCCGGCTCGCGCTGTCTTGGGGCTGGACGGCGGTGCTGTTCTTCCTGGCCGTCGGCGGGCTGGTGCCGGTCGCGGTCACCGGGCACTCCGCCAGCGGCGGCTCACACGACGTCGCCACCAACAGCCTCCTGTTCCACCTCGTCGCCGCGTCCTTCTGGGTCGGCGGCCTGGTCGCGCTGCTGGCGCTGGGGTACCGGCGCGGGAACCACCTGAGCCTGGCCGCGCGGCGGTTCTCGCGGCTGGCGCTGGTGTGCTGGATCGTGATGGCGATCTCCGGCGTGGTCAACGCGCTGGTCCGGATCGGCCTGAACGACCTGTTCACCACCGACTACGGCCTCCTGGTCGTCGCCAAGACGGTCGCGTTGCTGCTGCTCGGCGTCTTCGGCCACCAGCAGCGCCGGAAGGGCGTCGCGGACCTCGTCGACGGCAAGGGCGGCGGCCAGCTGATGCGGCTGGCCGCGGTCGAGATCCTGATCATGTTCGTCACGATCGGGATCGCGTCCGGGCTGGCCAGGACGCCGCCACCGGCGGACGCGATCACCCAGCCGTCCACCACCGAGCTGCTGATCGGCTACGACCTGGACGGCCCGCCGACGGTGTGGCGGCTGCTCTTCGACACCCGCTTCGACCTGGTCTACGGCACCCTCGCGCTCGTGCTCGGCGGGCTGTACCTCGCCGGGGTGCGGCGGCTGCTGCGCCGCGGCGACTCGTGGCCGGTCGGCCGCACGGTCTCCTGGATCGTCGGCTGCGTGGTGCTGCTGATCGCGACGTCGTCGGGCATCGGCCGCTACGCGCCCGCGATGTTCAGCGTCCACATGGGCAACCACATGCTGCTGTCGATGGTGGCGCCGGTGCTGTTCGTGCTGGGCGGCCCGGTGACGCTCGCGCTGCGCGCCCTGCCGGCCGCGGGCAAGGACTCCCCGCCGGGCCCCCGCGAATGGCTCGTCGCCTTCGTGCACTCCCCGGTCTCGCGGTTCCTGACCCACCCGGTGGTCGCGCTGCTGCTGTTCGTCGGTTCGTTCTACGCGCTGTACTTCTCCGGCCTGTTCGACACCGCGCTGAACTACCACTGGGCGCACCTGGCGATGAACGCGCACTTCCTGCTCGCGGGCTACGTCTTCTACTGGCCGGTGATCGGCGTCGACCCGGCGCCGCGGCGGATCCCGTACCTCGGCCGGCTCGCGATGATGTTCGCCGCGATGCCGTTCCACGCGTTCTTCGGCGTGATCCTGATGAGCAAGCAGACCGTCATCGGGCAGGCGTTCTACAGCCAGCTGCACCTGCCGTGGGTCGGTGACCTGCTCACCGACCAGCGGCTCGGCGGCGGCATCGCCTGGGCGTCGGGCGAGCTCCCGGTGCTGCTCGTGCTGATCGCGCTGCTGGTGCAGTGGTCGCGCCAGGACGAGCGCGAGGCGAAGCGGCGGGACCGGCGCGAAGCGGCGACCGGCGACGAAGAGCTGAACGCCTACAACGCGATGCTGAAGAACCTCGCCGACGGCAAGCGGGCCGACTGA
- a CDS encoding histidine phosphatase family protein produces the protein MKMILLRHAESLGNVDELAYTRIPDHALPLTEKGEREALAAGPEIARLLDGERPAVYVSPYLRTRETLRLLDIEASCERLLQEPRLREQDWGNLQDPAEQEVQKARRNEFGHFFYRLPFGESGADVDDRVAAFLSDLRLRDEHHPETVLIVSHGLTVRLLCRRLFGWSIELFESLSNPGTCEYRVLEEQDGKWTLDRPFPQWRDSPDGETQL, from the coding sequence GTGAAGATGATCCTGCTGCGGCACGCCGAGTCGCTCGGCAACGTCGACGAGCTCGCCTACACGCGGATCCCCGACCACGCCCTGCCGCTGACCGAGAAGGGCGAGCGGGAAGCGCTCGCGGCGGGGCCGGAGATCGCCCGGCTGCTCGACGGCGAGCGGCCCGCCGTCTACGTCAGCCCGTACCTGCGGACGCGGGAGACGTTGCGGCTGCTGGACATCGAGGCGTCGTGCGAGCGGCTGCTGCAGGAGCCGCGGCTGCGCGAGCAGGACTGGGGCAACCTCCAGGACCCCGCCGAGCAGGAGGTCCAGAAGGCGCGGCGCAACGAGTTCGGGCACTTCTTCTACCGGCTGCCCTTCGGCGAGTCGGGCGCGGACGTCGACGACCGCGTCGCGGCGTTCCTCTCGGACCTGCGCCTGCGCGACGAACATCACCCGGAGACGGTCCTGATCGTGTCGCACGGGCTCACGGTGCGGCTGCTCTGCCGCCGGCTCTTCGGCTGGAGCATCGAGCTGTTCGAATCCCTGTCCAACCCGGGGACGTGCGAATACCGCGTCCTCGAAGAGCAGGACGGCAAGTGGACGCTGGACCGCCCGTTCCCGCAGTGGCGGGACTCACCCGACGGGGAAACGCAGCTCTAG